The Pyrus communis chromosome 5, drPyrComm1.1, whole genome shotgun sequence region CAAGGCGGAAGAGGCTGCTATTGCTGTTGATAGAGCCGTGGAGACAGCTGCTACCAAGATCTAGGCCAATCACATGACCCGTCTTCTCATCACACTCGACACCTTCCCATGAGCAGCACGTGCTGTTTTCTCCTTCAGCTGGTTTCCATGATGAAACCTTTGGATAACCATCGTCGGTAGAAGCAGATTTGTCAATAATAAAGCTGTCTTTGAATTGCAGCAGGGCGGACCTCTCCTCATCAGGGCAAGATGGATACTGAGCAATAACCACATCATGAAACAGCAACAAAACTAGTACTAGTTTTGAAACCATGCGAATGATGGAGATATCAAGTAACCCCATAACAACAatcttttgaatatttttttgcaCTCTTAGCTGTGTATGATGGAAGTGCAGAGTGATATACAACAATTTATAGACTGGCATCGATCAGTATAAAATACTTCCGCAATATAATTTCTGAAAAGTGATAGAGACGGGTGTAGCGGGGACAAGTTGATATGATGCCTTGACTAATTGATGAGAAAAATCAAAAGTTAGAAAAATCAGCAGcaccattcaagaaacaagtCGACttgatgagaaaaagaaagggtacacatcccattttacttctcacacacatttctaattttttatcattatcttAACAAATATGAAAGCAATCGCAAACGATCCTGAATAATAGGGAACTAATCTTAAGATCATGTGAAACAGAAGGatttaaaagaataatatatgcGCCACATAATACTACgatctaatgatattcttcttaatttgtaagtgagagattttaggttcgattctcgctaaagacaaatttgaactacatatatatatatatatatatgaaatacaACTGTATGGATTATTAAAAAACCAATGACAAACTTTACAAAGATGACTACGTAAGGCAAAAAGAGTAAGTACATCGTACCAAACTAAACTCCAGCCAAGTTACATGGTGTATTTATAAAGATGCAATTCTTGACAAACATGAAACAGAATACTAGGGAACTAATCTTATGATCATGTGAAACAgtagtatttaaaaaaataatatatgcaaaacatagtactacggtctaatgatattcctcttcacttataagtgagagattttaggtttgattcttgtcaaagacaaatttgaaccacattattactagctcattgtgaggatTAGTTCACCTCcaccccttaatgtagataatattggttgttaataaatatatatatatacacacacacatatttatgCAGAATGACTGAGTGGTACTCAAAAGACAGCACGTGTCATTTCCTTGAACCCACTCACAATTTATTGTTGAAAAATGTTGTTTGTTAGATttattcttcctttttctttttttcgatTAACATTTAATTATGGGGTGTGatgtttacatatttttttttacttcttccacatatttttagttttcagccgtcagatcggatgaattgaagaaggtcaatgaacataaattaataaaagatgtgtaaaaagtaaaaaatgatgtgtggatatcacaccccttaatTACTGTCGACATTGCTATAGACTGGCATGCGAATTATGGAGATATCAAGTAACCCCATAGAGACGGACGTAACGGGGACAAGTGCATCGTATCTTCTACATGCGTAAAAGATGCTCTTGACTAATTGATTCGTGAGTTAATTTTTAAAGTCAAGTCTTCAACTTTTGAGATGGCGTAAAATTAGAAGCTAGACAAATGAGCAGcaccataaaagaaaaaaaattaattaattaatttttccatACACACATATAGTTTATCTCATGAGTTCCTTCTGTAAGGGTTTATGCTCTTGTAAGGTTTTATCATATTTGTATGCCCAATTGCAAGACTTATCAACTTTGTATTTGGGTACTTCTAAATGTATTTGAAATCTTCATTAAAATATGTGTAATTTGTATTAgagtacaaaattaaaaaaaaaaaaaaaaattgttaacaaGTAAAATAGGTGACCCATTAGCTTAACCGGTTGAGTTTGAGTGACCCGTTAGCTCAACGGGACGGGTGTGAGTAACTCGTTAGCTTAACGAATCAGGTGAAACCTGACCCAAACCCAATAAATCGAACCTTTTACAAGCCTAGACTCAGACCACCAGATAGTGAAGGGAATGAAAGTTTCGGACTCTCAGCAGCAAATTAAGGCATTAGAGTCATCAGTTTCAATTCCTGTATTGGCTTGAAGTGGGGTGGATTTGAAGCcagaaattttaattcaataccCAATTTCTTCAACTTTAGAACTTTCAAACTCCTAACATCTATTAAGTCAAGAGTGCGGGTGTAACGAAATTTCTCATTAACTCAAGAGAAAGCAAGGAAGAGAGAATTAATACTTCGACTTGGAgttgccacttaatactacagtctagtggtattcctctttatttttaAGTGATAGGTCTTAGGTTAGATTCTCCCCAAAGGAGATGTATCAACTTTGTATTTGGGTACTTCTAAATGTGTTGGACCTTCATGCTTGAAATATTGATTAAAATATGTGTAATTTGTAttagaatacaaaattaaacaaaaaaaaaaatttgttaacgGGTGAAATAGGTGACCCCATTAGCTTAATGAATTGAGTTTGAGTGATCCGTTATCTCAACCCAATCAACCCAACCCGTTTACAGGCCTAGACTTAAACCACCAGATAGTGAAGGGAATGAAAGTTTCGGACTCTTAACCGCAGATTAAGGCATTAGAGTCATCAGTTTCAATTCCTATATTGGCTTGAAATGGGGTGGATTTGAAGCAAAAAAGTTTTATTCGATACCCAATTTCTTCAACATTAGGACTTTCAAACTCCTAACATATATTAAGTCAAGAGTGCAGCTGTAACGAAATTTCTCATTAACTCAAGAGTGTAACTATTCTCATGCTGGAGTTTGGTGGGATGTTGCAGTTTGAAAAATTCAACTTGTTCTTTGGTTTTGGTCTATGTTGCATTTTTCAAACTGCAAGTCCTTTTCTCATCAGAAAAGAAATATCTCATTAACTCAAGAGAAAGCAAGGAAGAGAGAATTAATTCTTTGATTTGGAGTTGCCACTTAATAatacgatctagtggtattcctctttatttttaagtgagatgtcttaggttcgattcaccctttttttacttctcatacacattttgttaatttatgttcattgatcttctttaattcatccgatccgatggtagaaaattagaaaagtgtgtgagaagtatggatatcacatccctagataatatcgtttctgaaaaaaaaaaaaaaaaaaaaaaaaaaaaaaaaccttttactTGGAATTGAGGCCCCCAACCATGGGGAAACCGCCTCCAACTACATATGTCTCTAGATAGTGTAGCTAATTCTTGTTGATACAATTTGTGGAacaaaaaataatcccaaaaattcagAACGGGACATGTGGACTGAATCTcgagaaagacaagattgccctcattaaatgggcagaGCTCTCAAGTATTCCGGCGTGCAGCTAAACATCCCTGGAAGTTCAATCAGCGAACTACGACTCAAAGCTCCCCTATTTGtggcatggaaaaaaaaaatcaaaggcaTTAAGATAGAATTAATTatcaaatcctatctttaatacaatcctaattgaagatcaacCATATCAAGTAAGGAATTCTTATCACAATCAATTATGGATATTCCTATCATCATTCCAAGATATTAAcaagatattatctcctaattaatatcttggaaGCATCATTTCCTTGCACATCCTACGGATGACATAACTTGGCCAATAGGAAGCCGTCATGTGTAGGGCAAATCCCTACACCATGACTGGCCACCATCTCTTATAAATACCCTCATCACCTCTAAATTTCGGTAAACTTTTGGAATGCATACAAGCCCTAAAAACTCATTCTTTTCAAAGACACTAACTTAAGCATCGGAGATCCATTTGCtgaacccccccccccccaaatccCCACCTCGTGGGCGCGTAAGCCTTAGGTTTTTGATCAAAAGTGTTGATAGTTTTGTAGGTACAAGTTGGTCAAAACAGAAGGCAATGAATTTCTGTTACCACACAATTCTTCCACACTTAAATGAGTTTCTATACATGTGTTTAATTGAATGTGGGATTAGTAATATAATTTCATATATGGATACACGATTTAATGCATGATCATGGATTAAGTCATGCCATAGAATGAACAAATTTTTTCAAATACAGAACGGCCTTTAACATTTGCATagcaattaaataataattgacCTTGCGCTTGGCCTTAACGTACTATTGTTGATCTTGTGCAGTTGTAAATATTTAATTGTCTTTGGTTTTATCTATATTGTAGGTACTCTGAGCTCACATAAGTAAACATTCGtccaaaaacaattttactAACGGCTTGTAACATAAGTAAatatgtaattttctttttcttatatttgAATTCTACCACATGACAATCATAATTCTCATTCTAGTAATTGCATCCCCAGTCACCAAATTATGGCACTCCCACCCACCATTTCTCTACATATTTCACCAAGAGTGTGTAATTATGATTTTCATCCCCACTATGCCCTGGGCCCTTATTTTCATCTCCATGCATCTTAAAAAATAAGCTTTTATTTCATTCCCTCTAGAAGTTCCAGGGATATGCCACCTTTCAAATTACCATCAATTTCCATAATCAAAATCATCCTTAGGCATATAGTTGAATACTGTTCAAAGACTAATCTAGCACCAAAGATCTAGTTAGAAATTTCTATCAATATGAAATTTCTAACCGTACACAAATTTTGGCATATAGTTGATCACTATTCAAAGACTAATCTAGCACCAAAGATCTAGTTTGAAACTCCATACCAAGTCAAATTTTCGTCCTGTTCAACTTTCTAATCCCCAACTAACTGACAATATTTTCTGCAGAAATTCCtaataggatttttaccacctacaaaagtagggataaaaacacttaaaaatacttgcaagagtacaaggttgttGTAGTATAGCGGCTCAAGCAAGGTTGTTTTCAACatagattgaatgaataatttgtgtttaaaaccaactcttaattaattattgaaaacaaagttttggaaaatgttgattttagaatttaatataataaaaacgaattttaaaataaaacaattaaagaaattaactagagaacagtataaagaaaatcaatttgtaaaagcctagggttccACCTACCCTTTAACAATCCTACgcaattttaccaattacttatgaatttccacatacatgctttaaaggttaggttttcctaatgcatatcttccttgtgatgttcaagcgaaaacgtatatctaacatgcaacccgtctgtgatgtttagatcaaatataaacatgcaagactcattaagctttgtgaaactttgaaaaaccatgcaactcTTAAGAGCATGATGTTTgtcttaagtgaacttacaattactaatcacaagaagccctctTCAATTTCAAggtgatgttccaacagaaattgcatcaaattacttgtctaaaaaccctaatggtagcaaatcattaagacaattagatagtttaatcacgatgattaataattcaaagcaaacaGGCTTCCATTCattagcaaattaataaaatcacatattcatgctaaggctcaaggcttcgccctagcaaaagaactatttacgaacaatcataataaaatattattaagaacatggaaagaaaacacctagaaaataaacttgaattgtcaAAGGCTTGTGCGTTTCCTCCTCTCTTCCCTTCTAACCCTAACAGCTAAAAAGTTTTATTTATacactacaaaataaaacctaaaaagtcttagaataaaactaggaaacataataaaataataaaacaaaaaataaaaggtttcctatttaaactgAAATTCGGACTTCTCAGGAAATCAAacttttgaccaaccaaatcaactccaatttggtcccaaaagaTCTCTTTTGAAAGTTGGagacgtcccctacaaatcctcagaaggaatcttcctcaaaatgtGCCAttttgacctccaaaatacccaaaatgtcTAAAAACGTTAATCTGGGAAAGCTACGCGCTGGacctttatttcatcgccatGGTCAAacagcttggtagaaaaatctaaaactttgatacaatcatcttgaaagaatcATGAACATCTTCCAATTgtaattactccaaaattcatccgtttgatcactttttgctccagATGAAGTCccatgtcctacattgaaaatatataacaaagtatcaaaattctaccaaaataaccaataaactataactaagaatagggtaaaatatatggtataatatggactcaacAAATACcccaaacttagctttttgcttgtcctcaagcaaaacaaaactcaaaaacaaatataagaacTAACAAACTTAAAAACTTTATTAAAACTCAACTATGACAAAATTTTCCTCTTCAAGTTGTAATCCATAGAAAACGTTAAAAATCAAAACCTCTTTCCAAAAGTTCTAACTAATCCCACCACAGAGTctaagccatttagaatcaattagaaaagaattcatgaacttcCTTTGGTGGAAAGTGAACCAACATGGTTAAAGAGACTCGACTAAAACCCTACCTTTCGTCCTCTTTATTCCAcatgtactatatatatatttttctcttttctcttttctcttcttttttttttctagtaatAGTAGTGGTCGTGCAATGTTGATTAGGCAGAACTGGCCCGGTTACTAAGCAAAGTCTTGggtggaacaattattactttatgACACATACTAAACTTTACTTTacttagaacaaaaattaaaaaattacttAGACAAAAAGTAAGCTTTCCAATCTCACTCCCCACAAAACATGTTGGTGTGAACGTGCAAATTTTCAAAGTATAACTCATGGATTAGTGTCTAAACAACGATAAATAGAAAAGACTCTACTATGGGATTAACCTTCACCATGTCCATTTGTTCTAACGTTTAAAATAATATATGGAtattaactcaaaaacaaaattttttaacttactcaaaaattaaaaaccttaaAGTTTACTTTCCCACCCCAAAACTTAAATCACACATTGTCCTCAAGGTGTGGAAAAATGAATGAAATCAAAAATAAACTAAAcaacaaaatacaaataaacaaCCACCTTAATTGACtagaaatagaaaaatgaaaaataaaactagaaaatgaaacaaaagacaAAGCAGAACAAACTATAAAATGATacaaaacgaaaaataaaataaagggaatGGAAGTAGACACTCTTGGGTTCGAACCTGGGACACGAGAGCATCAAAGAAAGcgctgaaaaataaaaacccaaacttTGCTCCGTGCTGGACTTGAACCCATGACTCGCTGGAACAACATGAGGCGCTGAGCCTTCTCACACGGACCACACATGCTAATGGGAATTCTAGCTGCTCTTATTTAAGCCAAGGGGAAACTTAATATGAGTCCAATTTTATGAGTCATTATTAGTTATAGtccaattttgtttaatttttaggttAGGTCCAATGATTCATTGTCCACATAAGCTTATTTGTATTCTCTTGTCAAATTTACCCTTAAATTGACCAATTAAgtaattactattttttttaagtgtgtGATTAATGTTAATCTTATACTTAATTATAGTATTAGGGATTTaaatctcctttttttc contains the following coding sequences:
- the LOC137734244 gene encoding receptor-like protein 9DC1 encodes the protein MGLLDISIIRMVSKLVLVLLLFHDVVIAQYPSCPDEERSALLQFKDSFIIDKSASTDDGYPKVSSWKPAEGENSTCCSWEGVECDEKTGHVIGLDLGSSCLHGSINSNSSLFRLVHLQRLNLSHNNFNYSQIPPRIRNFPSLTHLDLSTSVFSGQVPSELSLLFVRR